A region of Myxococcus stipitatus DSM 14675 DNA encodes the following proteins:
- a CDS encoding thioredoxin family protein produces MRTYSACFLLLGLVACTAATTGVRERTEQTRAAEPLTFIQDDYERALAEAKAKGVPLFVHALASGCVTCRLMKAHVLSSPSLGRHADRFVWLEVTTDLSQNAAFLGKYPIESSPTLYVLDPREEKALLRFHDTLDEAELEQLLDDGERAYKGSATGLEALLAQGDALYAQNRVVEAAKVLSEVLATAPADWSHRGRVVLTLLGALAETYDAPGMKACATKALEVLPGTPRSLAWTHGARRGLTCALSIFPNEPEATGLEVLQGALEEKLIEAMSLPTVELTADDRSRLIQIQIWAREAAKDEPGSRKALSEWMTYLEAEAAKAPTPSARALLDSHRSHVAIRLKTPERAIPALMQSEKEFPRDSTAPLRLAQLYQAQGRLEDAIAATDRALVVAQGPRRVAVMGLRALIFKERNDTATASRTLRDALAYAESLPDVQRPMCSVSSLKRELAKLEAPPQVAPSKPLQVAPPK; encoded by the coding sequence ATGCGCACCTATTCCGCTTGCTTCTTGCTGCTGGGGCTCGTCGCCTGTACCGCCGCGACCACGGGCGTGAGGGAGCGCACGGAGCAGACACGCGCCGCGGAGCCGTTGACCTTCATCCAGGACGACTACGAGCGCGCGCTCGCGGAAGCGAAGGCGAAGGGCGTGCCTCTCTTCGTCCACGCGCTGGCGAGCGGGTGCGTCACCTGCCGCTTGATGAAGGCCCACGTCCTGTCCTCCCCATCGCTGGGCCGCCATGCCGACCGCTTCGTCTGGCTGGAGGTCACCACGGACTTGAGCCAGAACGCGGCCTTCCTGGGGAAGTACCCCATCGAGTCCTCCCCCACGCTGTATGTCCTCGACCCACGCGAGGAGAAGGCGCTCCTGCGCTTCCACGACACCCTGGATGAAGCCGAGCTCGAGCAGCTCCTCGACGACGGCGAGCGCGCCTACAAGGGAAGCGCCACGGGCCTGGAGGCGCTCCTGGCGCAAGGGGATGCGCTGTACGCCCAGAACCGTGTGGTCGAGGCCGCCAAGGTGTTGAGCGAAGTGCTGGCCACGGCCCCCGCTGACTGGTCTCACCGGGGACGGGTGGTGCTGACGCTGCTGGGGGCGCTCGCCGAAACGTATGACGCGCCCGGAATGAAGGCGTGCGCGACGAAGGCGCTGGAGGTGCTGCCAGGCACGCCCCGTTCGCTGGCGTGGACTCATGGCGCGCGGCGTGGGCTGACCTGCGCGCTGTCCATCTTCCCGAACGAGCCCGAGGCGACGGGCCTGGAGGTCCTGCAGGGCGCGTTGGAGGAGAAGCTCATCGAGGCCATGAGCCTGCCCACCGTCGAGCTGACCGCGGACGACCGCTCCCGGTTGATCCAGATTCAAATCTGGGCGCGCGAGGCGGCCAAGGACGAGCCCGGAAGCAGGAAGGCTCTGAGCGAGTGGATGACGTACTTGGAGGCGGAGGCCGCGAAGGCGCCCACTCCCTCGGCTCGCGCCCTCCTCGACTCGCATCGGTCGCACGTCGCCATCCGGCTGAAGACACCGGAGCGAGCCATCCCCGCGCTGATGCAGAGCGAGAAGGAGTTCCCCCGGGATTCCACCGCCCCTCTGCGGCTCGCGCAGCTCTACCAGGCCCAGGGACGGCTGGAGGACGCCATCGCCGCGACGGACCGCGCCCTGGTGGTCGCGCAGGGCCCGCGCCGGGTCGCCGTGATGGGCCTCCGGGCCCTCATCTTCAAGGAGCGCAACGACACCGCCACCGCCTCGCGGACGCTGCGGGACGCCCTCGCCTACGCGGAGTCCCTGCCCGATGTGCAGCGGCCCATGTGCTCTGTCTCGTCCCTGAAACGAGAGCTCGCCAAACTCGAGGCGCCACCCCAGGTCGCGCCGTCGAAGCCACTCCAGGTCGCGCCGCCGAAGTAG
- a CDS encoding GTPase — MTRDPYTLRDALASALEALPAPERFPEPSDADLARRLAERLRRDLLPRMGSADAPLLLVAIAGPNNVGKSTLFNALVGSSLSPARPEGGLTKQCLAAAHPETWTGALKDFLTRRYDTVPVAPGDAAPVDQPGPAGRLYLVLADAVPRGLLVMDTPDFDSVYRENRERAEALLVTVDVLVFVVSRQTYQNAALVDFLRAAVGHGRPYLLVYNEASREEVARGHLDKLASDVGHPPLARYLAPHQPDVEAGLRPLATEPLDGRPALSALLGQAEHARELKARALEASLADARAEMESVARAATRAASEPERLRQRLRHELESVGATAALKAVPADVLIDAFRDELDARSQFHKWVRLPFRGLATALTFVSRKVRQSFTGPEPEGTQTPSLAVDATLTDGVRRLVEAFAPEVAAWRGDARTREKLAEAFGASTLSKLEEPLGFESLHAHAADRATLYGYCRELVAAELQGGMREELLQALTTLVYSVPSGAAAAVTVATGGFGHDAVVWAGTLLSTPLMERFVDLLGAQVRARVTRRWADAHGSTLARALEARFFSGVLGHLDGLADDWKHTATRLEAARGALA, encoded by the coding sequence ATGACGAGAGACCCCTACACCCTTCGTGACGCACTCGCCTCCGCGCTGGAGGCGCTCCCCGCGCCCGAGCGCTTCCCCGAGCCCTCCGACGCGGACCTGGCCCGGCGACTGGCGGAGCGCCTGCGCCGGGACCTGCTGCCCCGCATGGGCTCCGCGGACGCGCCGCTGTTGCTGGTGGCCATCGCCGGCCCCAACAACGTGGGCAAGTCCACCCTGTTCAACGCGCTGGTGGGCTCGTCCCTGTCCCCCGCGAGGCCCGAGGGCGGACTGACCAAGCAGTGCCTCGCGGCGGCGCATCCGGAGACATGGACCGGCGCGCTGAAGGACTTCCTCACCCGCCGCTACGACACGGTGCCGGTGGCCCCAGGCGACGCGGCCCCCGTGGACCAGCCGGGCCCCGCGGGGCGGCTGTACCTGGTGCTGGCCGACGCGGTGCCTCGGGGCCTGCTCGTCATGGACACGCCGGACTTCGACAGCGTGTACCGGGAGAACCGCGAGCGCGCCGAGGCCCTGCTCGTCACGGTGGACGTGCTCGTCTTCGTGGTGAGCCGGCAGACGTACCAGAACGCGGCGCTGGTGGACTTCCTGCGCGCGGCCGTGGGCCATGGACGGCCGTACCTGCTCGTCTACAACGAGGCCTCGCGTGAAGAGGTCGCGCGAGGCCACCTGGACAAGCTGGCCTCCGACGTGGGGCATCCTCCGCTGGCGAGGTACCTGGCCCCGCATCAGCCGGACGTCGAGGCGGGCCTGCGGCCCCTGGCGACCGAGCCCCTGGATGGACGCCCCGCGCTGAGCGCCCTGCTGGGCCAGGCCGAGCACGCGCGCGAGCTGAAGGCCCGGGCGCTGGAGGCTTCCCTGGCGGATGCACGCGCGGAGATGGAGTCCGTGGCGCGCGCGGCGACCCGGGCCGCGAGCGAGCCGGAGCGGCTTCGTCAGCGGCTGCGGCACGAGCTCGAGAGCGTGGGCGCCACCGCGGCGCTCAAGGCGGTGCCCGCGGACGTGCTCATCGACGCCTTCCGCGACGAGCTGGATGCACGCAGCCAGTTCCACAAGTGGGTGCGCCTGCCCTTCCGAGGGTTGGCCACGGCGCTCACCTTCGTGAGCCGCAAGGTGCGCCAGTCCTTCACCGGGCCCGAGCCCGAGGGCACCCAGACGCCGTCGCTCGCGGTGGACGCGACGCTGACGGACGGGGTGCGGCGGCTGGTGGAGGCCTTCGCTCCGGAGGTGGCGGCGTGGCGGGGGGACGCGCGGACGCGCGAGAAGCTGGCCGAGGCCTTCGGTGCCTCGACGCTGTCGAAGCTGGAGGAGCCGCTGGGCTTCGAGTCCCTGCATGCGCACGCGGCGGACCGGGCCACGCTGTACGGCTACTGCCGCGAGCTGGTGGCGGCCGAGCTCCAGGGCGGCATGCGCGAGGAGCTGCTCCAGGCGCTGACGACGCTGGTGTACTCGGTGCCCTCGGGCGCGGCGGCGGCGGTGACGGTGGCCACGGGCGGCTTCGGCCATGACGCGGTGGTGTGGGCGGGCACGCTCCTGTCCACGCCGCTGATGGAGCGGTTCGTGGACCTGCTGGGCGCCCAGGTGCGAGCCCGCGTCACCCGGCGGTGGGCCGACGCCCATGGCTCCACCCTGGCCCGGGCCCTGGAGGCGCGCTTCTTCTCGGGCGTGCTGGGGCACCTGGACGGGCTGGCGGACGACTGGAAGCACACCGCCACCCGGCTGGAGGCCGCGAGAGGAGCGCTCGCTTGA